AACCAATCTATGAATCTGTCTTTTAACGATTTCACACATACTATTTTGCTAGTTTGACCATATTCCCATGTCTGATCGTCGTGGTTAAGTTACATGCTCACCGATTGTTCGTTTGCGAGTCGACCATTCGCAGTTTTTCGAACCTCGGGTCTTTAATTAGTACGAAAGCCAAGAGCCAACGAGAGCTTTTTTAGTAAATTGCAGTGAGAAGCCTCGAATCACACAATtcgaaccaaaaaaatcaacaaaataagaCAACGAAAGGAGTATAAAATAGTATTTTCTAATTGGACCCATCATATACGAATTTGACAAATCTTGTTAAACAGTCAATGTTACAAGGCTCGAacacattatcaaataaaataagaaaatacaatGAAAggtaaacaaatttatattccTTGGCGTTGGGCCACTTAATTAATAAGACCTAACTTATTTAATAAATGCAAATTTCAGTTTCCAAACTATATTAAATGCATCAGCTGCAATTCCCACCCACCTCTCTTCACTTCTTTCtctaactaaattaattaaaatacaaaattttcaaaaacaaaattaattttttaaaaaatcttttatcactctcttctctctcacatggacccagtcttcttcttctttaccaacAAATGTCAACAGCCGCCTCCTCCGCCTCCGTCTTCCTAAACCATCCTCCTTTTCCACCGTCGCCACCTCCACACGGCTCCAACCATTCTTACCTCACAAATCTAGGCTTTGGCTACTCCATAGCCATAGCTCTCGGTTTCCTCGTCCTTCTCTCTACGGTCCTTTTATCCTCATATATATGTTGCCGCGACTCCCGCCGCCGAACCACCGCCGTGGAATCTGTAGGAGACCGTGGCGGAAGTGTAATCCTCCCTCGCATAATATTCGTCGCTGAAGAAGACAATGATCTCGAAGCAGGTGATGTCGTCGTGGGATTCGATCAAGCAGTCATCAACTCTTACCCTAAGTTCCACTATTCCAAAGATTCATCCGCCGCGTCCTCCGATGGGTTTGGCGGCGGAGGAGATACGACGTGTTCGATCTGTTTGTGTGAGTATAAAGAAGCGGAGATGCTGAGGATGATGCCCGAGTGTAAACACTACTTCCACTTGTGTTGTCTTGATGCGTGGCTTAAACTCAACGGATCTTGTCCTGTTTGTCGTAACTCGCCGCTTCCGACGCCGACATCTACACCTCTGTCGACACCTTTGTCGGAAGTTGTGCCGCTCTCGCAGTACGCCGCCGATCGGATGAGAGCAAGAAGATGataattattactattattatttacatagaTCCATTCGCCTAATTAGGGTAATCTTTATTATATTTGCTCCGTTTCACTACAACTTTACtgatttgtaaattaaaaaaatccgTCAAAAGTGGGGTTTTCCATTAATATCATCGAAATGAAATCCAATTTGAATGATTTACCTCATTAAATTTATCCTTTTTTCCAGTATGAGCGGTTCAAAATATAATACGCGGTCGTGTTTTATAACATACAGTACACAAAAGGGTTTAGAGTTTGAACAAGGTAACTtactttccgtttttttttttttttcaggttcaAGGGTCCGAAACTAACTTTAgttaaaatattagatttgttGGATGTCGGAAATAGATGTTTCTAAAGTTGGGAACAAAAATAGTGAAGATAGTATAGTTTATATCTCTTTTATCCCAAGTACAGTAGTTGATGAAGTTCTCTCTTAATCTCGTAGGTCCAAATGTTGGTTGAGTTAGTCtatgacatttttttataaattaaagtatCCTAAATTAATTTTTGCATACACAGTTTTATTTATCGATCACATTTAATTTGCGATATTTGTTTCAGGCAAACAGATGGCAAACATGCATCTACGTTATATTTTTAAAGCGTTGCCTTCAAGCAATTCTACATTATTTCTAGATGGCCTGAAGTTCCTGGTTCGATGATAGCCGTGAAGGGGGTTTTAATTGTAAATGGCACGTTAATCATAATTCACAAGAGAGAAGGTTGGATGGTGTGAAcatatgttatttatatatttgttgaaaAATTTGTTATGTAATAATGAAATGTGAATGTGTTATTTGACTTCCCTGCCTGCACTATCTTGTGGTGGTGATACTGTTGGAGCTTAGTGGTAGTATGTCCTTGTAATCAAGTGATTAACCTCGCTTTGatttcaatttattattttttctaaccGCTCAGTATACAAACAGATGAATGTCATCTGGTAAGGGAATGTTATATAGactatatactattaaaaaaaaaatactttgtagACTTTACATTACAAATCATCGGGACCCCCCTTTCCCATGAATTTTCTTAAACATTCGACCTAGACCGAAGTCGCTTATCGAAAAAGAGAGAGTTACGTCGTGAGccctttttaattaaaatgcTTCATCATAAAGAGGATTAAGTTTGAGGCGTCGATGTTGCGAGACGATATGAGACACGTGTCGTAAATCGACCTGTAGCGACGGTTACTTTAATGGAAAGGTATGACCAGCTTTTCCTCTTTGGTTGGTTGCCTACACGTTTCGAGGCTCTCTGCTTCTCCGTCAATTAACGTCCGTTTGCTTCCTTCCTTTTATTAATGGGTTAATGTCTTAATGAATATGAACGCCGTTAACGAAcct
The Camelina sativa cultivar DH55 chromosome 6, Cs, whole genome shotgun sequence genome window above contains:
- the LOC104793584 gene encoding RING-H2 finger protein ATL67-like translates to MSTAASSASVFLNHPPFPPSPPPHGSNHSYLTNLGFGYSIAIALGFLVLLSTVLLSSYICCRDSRRRTTAVESVGDRGGSVILPRIIFVAEEDNDLEAGDVVVGFDQAVINSYPKFHYSKDSSAASSDGFGGGGDTTCSICLCEYKEAEMLRMMPECKHYFHLCCLDAWLKLNGSCPVCRNSPLPTPTSTPLSTPLSEVVPLSQYAADRMRARR